A single genomic interval of Perca fluviatilis chromosome 19, GENO_Pfluv_1.0, whole genome shotgun sequence harbors:
- the ppp1r21 gene encoding protein phosphatase 1 regulatory subunit 21 isoform X2, producing the protein MTMANVTDLQTKYSKLAQEYSKLRAQNQVLKKGVVDEQANSASFKEQLKQRDQSLRKQEQEMDSLSFRNQQLAKRVELLQEELASKVDSPSQHGLETQSVFDEDLQKKIEENERLHIQFYEADEQHRRQEAELMTRLQELEKESEQHQAVVDGLTAKYMETIGRLQSDKARLEVKAQTLEREAKECRMRTEECQQQLRRCQSELNRQVKQSSSVIQEKVPFNDTKFGDYNSLNVPPHNRRHQLKARDLSGQALSFIQDLVAALLNFHSYTEQRVHIYPLDSSIELISPLNQKFSQYLHENAAYVRPLEDSCLQLHQSITEDTVTVLETVVKLKSFADNFSSYTHFLQKILPYQLKSLEEECDTPLCTAALTAKNQELQRDMKRVTSVFEKLQSYIYLLALPSVRQDAMPQSSTSAVFTQLAACLHSLHDAIKEMSKHYNQKAGLEQDLPTITQKLCTTTECLLGSLGSLTSSTGKIATFFSNNLDFFTSSGYSPRGSTVPLNPLQAESMLANKKKASAYIHAIKKARPQSVPYKEALSNRRILTSSTESREGLTQQVHQSQEKIARLEQEKEHWLLEAQLGKVRLEKENQRIADLETQLAAALQGSPHSQPAAASTLAQSHEEVEKEQKPAGRETTLCTSLVGMLCTTPTVEHMGDEESREQLIKTHYMARVGELTTQLQISDSKAVHFHSECRALAKRLAIAEKSRETLSEGVKLANQNITRLQDELATTKRSYEDQLSMMSDHLCSMNETLSKQREEIDTLKLGSKGNAKKNKGR; encoded by the exons ATGACAATGGCTAACGTTACAGACCTGCAAACAAAATACAGCAAGCTGGCACAGGAGTACTCCAAG ctccGTGCCCAGAACCAGGTGCTAAAGAAGGGAGTTGTGGATGAACAGGCCAACTCTGCCTCATTTAAG GAGCAGCTGAAGCAGAGGGACCAGAGCCTGAGGAAGCAGGAGCAGGAGATGGACAGTCTCAGCTTCAGGAACCAACAGCTGGCCAAGAGAGTGGAGCTGCTGCAAGAGGAGCTAGCT AGTAAAGTAGACTCTCCCTCCCAGCATGGTCTGGAGACCCAGAGTGTTTTTGATGAGGACCTGCAGAAAAAGATAGAAGAAAATGAGCGACTTCATATCCAA TTCTATGAAGCAGACGAGCAGCACAGGAGGCAGGAGGCCGAGCTGATGACACGACTACAGGAGCTGGAAAAAGAATCGGAGCAGCACCAGGCTGTTGTAGACGGACTCACCGCTAAGTACATGGAAACAATTGGGCGGCTGCAGAGTGACAAGGCACGCTTAGAG GTGAAAGCACAGACCCTGGAGAGGGAAGCAAAAGAGTGCAGAATGCGAACAGAGGAGTG TCAGCAGCAGTTGAGGCGGTGCCAGTCAGAGCTGAACAGACAGGTGAAACAAAGCAGCAGTGTGATCCAGGAGAAAGTGCCCTTCAATGACACAA AATTTGGTGACTACAACAGCCTAAATGTGCCACCACACAATCGAAGGCACCAG CTTAAAGCCCGGGACTTGTCGGGTCAGGCCCTGAGCTTTATTCAGGACCTGGTGGCTGCTCTGTTGAACTTCCACTCCTACACAGAACAGAGAGTGCACATCTATCCCCTGGACTCCTCCATTGAGCTCATCTCCCCTCTTAACCAGAAG TTTTCTCAATATCTACATGAGAATGCAGCCTATGTACGCCCCCTGGAGGACAGCTGTCTGCAGTTACACCAAAGCATCACAGAGGACACCGTCACAGTACTG GAGACTGTGGTCAAGCTGAAGAGTTTCGCTGACAATTTCTCATCATACACCCACTTTCTTCAAAAGATTCTTCCCTACCAGctgaaaag TCTGGAAGAAGAGTGCGACACACCTCTTTGTACAGCTGCCCTTACTGCGAAAAACCAGGAGCTGCAGAGAGACATGAAGAGAGTAACTTCTGTGTTTGAGAAACTGCAGAGCTACATTTATCTGTTGGCCTTACCCA GTGTTCGGCAGGATGCCATGCCACAGAGCAGCACCTCAGCTGTCTTCACCCAGCTGGCTGCCTGCCTACACAGTCTTCACGATGCCATTAAAG AGATGTCAAAGCATTACAACCAGAAAGCAGGCTTAGAGCAGGACCTCCCCACTATCACCCAGAAGCTCTGTACCACCACAGAGTGCCTGCTGGGATCTTTGGGCTCTTTGACCAGCAGCACTGGCAAG ATTGCCACTTTCTTCAGCAACAACTTGGACTTCTTCACATCATCAGGCTACAGTCCAAGAGGCAGCACAGTACCCCTTAACCCCTTGCAAGCAGAGAGCATGCTGGCCAACAAAAAGAAAGCATCTGCCTATATCCATGCTATCAAAAAG GCCAGGCCGCAGTCTGTTCCATACAAAGAAGCCCTGTCAAACCGTCGTATTCTCACCAGCTCCACTGAGAGCAGAGAAGGTCTCACTCAGCAG GTGCATCAGAGCCAGGAGAAGATTGCTcggctggagcaggagaaggaaCACTGGCTCCTTGAGGCCCAGCTGGGGAAGGTGAGGTTGGAAAAGGAGAACCAGCGCATTGCCGACCTGGAAACGCAGCTCGCAGCAGCTCTCCAGGGAAGTCCGCACTCACAACCAGCTGCAGCCAGCACACTCGCACAGAGCCATGAGGAAGTGGAGAAAGAGCAGAAGCCTGCTGGGAGAGAGACTACGCTCTGCACCAGCCTG GTTGGCATGTTGTGCACAACACCTACAGTTGAGCAT ATGGGAGACGAGGAGTCCAGAGAGCAGCTGATAAAGACTCACTACATGGCCAGAGTGGGCGAGCTCACTACCCAGCTCCAGATTTCAGACAGCAAAGCTGTGCACTTTCACTCTGAG TGTCGAGCTTTGGCCAAGAGATTAGCCATTGCAGAAAAGTCACGGGAGACTCTGAGCGAGGGGGTCAAACTGGCTAATCAGAACATCACACGCTTGCAG GATGAGCTGGCTACGACAAAGAGGAGCTACGAAGACCAGCTCAGCATGATGAGCGACCACCTGTGTAGTATGAATGAGACTTTGAGCAAGCAGAGAGAGGAAATCGACACGCTCAAACTGGGCAGCAAG GGAAATGCCAAAAAGAACAAAGGTCGCTAG
- the ppp1r21 gene encoding protein phosphatase 1 regulatory subunit 21 isoform X1 — protein MTMANVTDLQTKYSKLAQEYSKLRAQNQVLKKGVVDEQANSASFKEQLKQRDQSLRKQEQEMDSLSFRNQQLAKRVELLQEELAVSEAKGKKGKSKVDSPSQHGLETQSVFDEDLQKKIEENERLHIQFYEADEQHRRQEAELMTRLQELEKESEQHQAVVDGLTAKYMETIGRLQSDKARLEVKAQTLEREAKECRMRTEECQQQLRRCQSELNRQVKQSSSVIQEKVPFNDTKFGDYNSLNVPPHNRRHQLKARDLSGQALSFIQDLVAALLNFHSYTEQRVHIYPLDSSIELISPLNQKFSQYLHENAAYVRPLEDSCLQLHQSITEDTVTVLETVVKLKSFADNFSSYTHFLQKILPYQLKSLEEECDTPLCTAALTAKNQELQRDMKRVTSVFEKLQSYIYLLALPSVRQDAMPQSSTSAVFTQLAACLHSLHDAIKEMSKHYNQKAGLEQDLPTITQKLCTTTECLLGSLGSLTSSTGKIATFFSNNLDFFTSSGYSPRGSTVPLNPLQAESMLANKKKASAYIHAIKKARPQSVPYKEALSNRRILTSSTESREGLTQQVHQSQEKIARLEQEKEHWLLEAQLGKVRLEKENQRIADLETQLAAALQGSPHSQPAAASTLAQSHEEVEKEQKPAGRETTLCTSLVGMLCTTPTVEHMGDEESREQLIKTHYMARVGELTTQLQISDSKAVHFHSECRALAKRLAIAEKSRETLSEGVKLANQNITRLQDELATTKRSYEDQLSMMSDHLCSMNETLSKQREEIDTLKLGSKGNAKKNKGR, from the exons ATGACAATGGCTAACGTTACAGACCTGCAAACAAAATACAGCAAGCTGGCACAGGAGTACTCCAAG ctccGTGCCCAGAACCAGGTGCTAAAGAAGGGAGTTGTGGATGAACAGGCCAACTCTGCCTCATTTAAG GAGCAGCTGAAGCAGAGGGACCAGAGCCTGAGGAAGCAGGAGCAGGAGATGGACAGTCTCAGCTTCAGGAACCAACAGCTGGCCAAGAGAGTGGAGCTGCTGCAAGAGGAGCTAGCTGTCAGTGAAGCCAAGGGCAAAAAGGGGAAG AGTAAAGTAGACTCTCCCTCCCAGCATGGTCTGGAGACCCAGAGTGTTTTTGATGAGGACCTGCAGAAAAAGATAGAAGAAAATGAGCGACTTCATATCCAA TTCTATGAAGCAGACGAGCAGCACAGGAGGCAGGAGGCCGAGCTGATGACACGACTACAGGAGCTGGAAAAAGAATCGGAGCAGCACCAGGCTGTTGTAGACGGACTCACCGCTAAGTACATGGAAACAATTGGGCGGCTGCAGAGTGACAAGGCACGCTTAGAG GTGAAAGCACAGACCCTGGAGAGGGAAGCAAAAGAGTGCAGAATGCGAACAGAGGAGTG TCAGCAGCAGTTGAGGCGGTGCCAGTCAGAGCTGAACAGACAGGTGAAACAAAGCAGCAGTGTGATCCAGGAGAAAGTGCCCTTCAATGACACAA AATTTGGTGACTACAACAGCCTAAATGTGCCACCACACAATCGAAGGCACCAG CTTAAAGCCCGGGACTTGTCGGGTCAGGCCCTGAGCTTTATTCAGGACCTGGTGGCTGCTCTGTTGAACTTCCACTCCTACACAGAACAGAGAGTGCACATCTATCCCCTGGACTCCTCCATTGAGCTCATCTCCCCTCTTAACCAGAAG TTTTCTCAATATCTACATGAGAATGCAGCCTATGTACGCCCCCTGGAGGACAGCTGTCTGCAGTTACACCAAAGCATCACAGAGGACACCGTCACAGTACTG GAGACTGTGGTCAAGCTGAAGAGTTTCGCTGACAATTTCTCATCATACACCCACTTTCTTCAAAAGATTCTTCCCTACCAGctgaaaag TCTGGAAGAAGAGTGCGACACACCTCTTTGTACAGCTGCCCTTACTGCGAAAAACCAGGAGCTGCAGAGAGACATGAAGAGAGTAACTTCTGTGTTTGAGAAACTGCAGAGCTACATTTATCTGTTGGCCTTACCCA GTGTTCGGCAGGATGCCATGCCACAGAGCAGCACCTCAGCTGTCTTCACCCAGCTGGCTGCCTGCCTACACAGTCTTCACGATGCCATTAAAG AGATGTCAAAGCATTACAACCAGAAAGCAGGCTTAGAGCAGGACCTCCCCACTATCACCCAGAAGCTCTGTACCACCACAGAGTGCCTGCTGGGATCTTTGGGCTCTTTGACCAGCAGCACTGGCAAG ATTGCCACTTTCTTCAGCAACAACTTGGACTTCTTCACATCATCAGGCTACAGTCCAAGAGGCAGCACAGTACCCCTTAACCCCTTGCAAGCAGAGAGCATGCTGGCCAACAAAAAGAAAGCATCTGCCTATATCCATGCTATCAAAAAG GCCAGGCCGCAGTCTGTTCCATACAAAGAAGCCCTGTCAAACCGTCGTATTCTCACCAGCTCCACTGAGAGCAGAGAAGGTCTCACTCAGCAG GTGCATCAGAGCCAGGAGAAGATTGCTcggctggagcaggagaaggaaCACTGGCTCCTTGAGGCCCAGCTGGGGAAGGTGAGGTTGGAAAAGGAGAACCAGCGCATTGCCGACCTGGAAACGCAGCTCGCAGCAGCTCTCCAGGGAAGTCCGCACTCACAACCAGCTGCAGCCAGCACACTCGCACAGAGCCATGAGGAAGTGGAGAAAGAGCAGAAGCCTGCTGGGAGAGAGACTACGCTCTGCACCAGCCTG GTTGGCATGTTGTGCACAACACCTACAGTTGAGCAT ATGGGAGACGAGGAGTCCAGAGAGCAGCTGATAAAGACTCACTACATGGCCAGAGTGGGCGAGCTCACTACCCAGCTCCAGATTTCAGACAGCAAAGCTGTGCACTTTCACTCTGAG TGTCGAGCTTTGGCCAAGAGATTAGCCATTGCAGAAAAGTCACGGGAGACTCTGAGCGAGGGGGTCAAACTGGCTAATCAGAACATCACACGCTTGCAG GATGAGCTGGCTACGACAAAGAGGAGCTACGAAGACCAGCTCAGCATGATGAGCGACCACCTGTGTAGTATGAATGAGACTTTGAGCAAGCAGAGAGAGGAAATCGACACGCTCAAACTGGGCAGCAAG GGAAATGCCAAAAAGAACAAAGGTCGCTAG
- the foxn2a gene encoding LOW QUALITY PROTEIN: forkhead box protein N2 (The sequence of the model RefSeq protein was modified relative to this genomic sequence to represent the inferred CDS: deleted 1 base in 1 codon), which translates to MPIHHRSLCAFSSPTFQLYSCLGPYPAHPRPPPLTGESDLFDLMGPIIGMSPDKKTEIPGMQEERTGLKGVCGVGTLPEAECASSPLATSVDRTGGTEDEELTNLNWLHENLLQNFTLGGPEAQPSGSPLFDIEGDYGSSQGPSSSSSSSPHSRGRERDSLKSKPPFSFSLLIYMAIEQSPSKSLPVKEIYGWILEHFPYFSNAPTGWKNSVRHNLSLNKCFRKVERSLGKTNGKGSLWCVDPEYRPNLIQALKKQHFPAAHAFCTPPASPPSASSPPRHLFLQGCSFKESDIDAATAMMLLNSAPGHHVDPCNSDSPLDLSRPDSVLVSSDPKQDHNYSSVALQRCSSRSSSSSLSSLDEGGCDRRQSHRAGSEGFHSDEDSDLWDERGVHQTTSRRPPAIKWPAGKRARREVKPELDEELKEAAGSLLHLAGIRSCTEGSKRTVKSTKLNRK; encoded by the exons ATGCCTATCCACCACCGCTCTCTGTGCGCCTTTTCCTCTCCTACCTTCCAGCTGTACTCCTGTCTCGGTCCGTATCCAGCACATCCTAGACCACCACCCCTAACTGGGGAATCTG aCCTCTTTGATTTAATGGGTCCAATCATTGGGATGTCACCAGATAAGAAAACGGAAATTCCGGGTATGCAAGAGGAGCGGACAGGGCTCAAAGGTGTTTGTGGTGTGGGGACACTGCCTGAGGCGGAGTGTGCGTCCAGTCCGCTGGCGACCAGTGTGGATCGTACTGGAGGTACTGAGGATGAGGAGCTCACC AACCTCAACTGGCTGCATGAGAACCTGCTTCAGAACTTCACTTTGGGAGGTCCGGAAGCTCAGCCCAGTGGCAGTCCCCTCTTTGACATAGAGGGAGACTACGGGTCCAGCCAGGGCCCgtcgtcctcctcctcatcttcgcCACACAGCCGAGGCAGGGAGCGGGACTCCTTGAAGTCTAAGCCccctttctccttttctctcctcatCTACATGGCCATTGAGCAGTCTCCCAGCAAATCTTTGCCCGTTAAAGAAATCTATGGCTGGATTCTGGAGCACTTCCCTTATTTCTCCAATGCTCCCACTGGCTGGAAGAACTCGGTTCGTCACAACTTGTCCCTGAACAAATGCTTCCGCAAGGTCGAGAGGAGTTTGGGAAAG ACCAATGGAAAAGGTTCTCTTTGGTGTGTTGACCCAGAGTACCGCCCCAACCTGATCCAAGCCCTTAAGAAGCAGCACTTCCCTGCCGCACATGCCTTCTGCACACCACCCGCCTCCCCACCCAG TGCCTCCTCACCCCCTCGCCATCTCTTTCTACAAGGCTGCTCATTCAAAG AGTCTGACATTGATGCTGCCACTGCCATGATGCTCTTAAACTCTGCCCCTGGGCACCACGTTGACCCAT GCAATTCTGACAGCCCGCTGGACCTCTCCCGACCCGACTCGGTCCTGGTGAGCAGTGATCCAAAGCAGGACCACAACTACAGCAGCGTAGCCCTGCAGCGCTGCTCCTCCCGCTCCTCCTCTTCGTCTCTTTCCTCCCTGGACGAAGGAGGCTGCGACCGCAGGCAGTCCCACCGCGCCGGCAGCGAGGGCTTCCACAGTGACGAGGACTCCGACCTCTGGGACGAGAGGGGCGTCCACCAGACGACGTCTCGACGTCCGCCCGCCATCAAGTGGCCCGCCGGTAAGAGGGCACGACGCGAGGTGAAGCCAGAGCTGGATGAGGAGCTAAAGGAAGCCGCTGGCTCCTTGCTGCACCTCGCTGGTATACGCAGCTGCACAGAGGGCTCCAAACGCACTGTCAAGAGCACAAAACTTAACAGGAAATGA